From Bdellovibrionales bacterium, the proteins below share one genomic window:
- a CDS encoding VacJ family lipoprotein, with translation MLKKRFVTFSLFALLALSACSSLPQTKAERAELNGVNDPIEPVNRAIFDVNDFLDRLLIRPMAELYRITVPPPLRDRIAAILRNMAEPVIFANNLMQGEVKNAGTTASRFLINTTLGGGGMFEVAGDYGFARQTGDFGQTLHVWGMGEGPYLVLPLFGPSNVRDAIGLGVDTVMSPWKYIVSYGDATIEGTFTAADMSASALSRREANIEGLDALREGSLDFYAQMRSVYRQYRAKQLGVKMGSQSPVFEDYDAENSTPVLR, from the coding sequence ATGCTAAAGAAACGTTTTGTCACTTTTTCCCTTTTCGCGCTTTTAGCCCTCTCGGCCTGTTCGTCTTTGCCCCAAACAAAGGCAGAAAGAGCAGAACTCAATGGCGTCAATGATCCCATTGAGCCCGTGAACCGCGCCATTTTCGATGTGAACGATTTCCTTGATCGTTTACTGATCCGTCCGATGGCCGAATTGTACCGCATTACGGTTCCGCCTCCCTTGCGTGACCGGATCGCCGCCATTCTTCGCAATATGGCCGAGCCTGTTATCTTTGCCAACAACCTGATGCAAGGCGAAGTGAAAAACGCTGGTACGACGGCAAGCCGCTTCCTGATCAACACGACCCTTGGTGGTGGCGGTATGTTTGAAGTCGCTGGCGATTATGGCTTTGCCCGTCAAACAGGTGACTTTGGTCAGACCCTGCATGTATGGGGCATGGGCGAAGGCCCCTATCTCGTTCTGCCGCTCTTTGGCCCGTCGAACGTGCGTGATGCTATTGGTCTTGGCGTTGACACGGTTATGTCGCCTTGGAAATACATTGTTTCCTATGGCGATGCGACGATTGAGGGAACCTTTACCGCTGCCGATATGTCGGCTTCGGCCTTGTCTCGCCGCGAAGCCAACATCGAAGGGCTTGACGCTCTTCGCGAAGGCTCCTTGGACTTCTATGCTCAGATGCGTAGCGTCTATCGTCAATACCGCGCCAAGCAACTTGGCGTAAAAATGGGCTCTCAGTCGCCCGTTTTTGAAGATTACGATGCGGAAAACAGCACGCCTGTTCTTCGCTAA
- a CDS encoding MMPL family transporter has product MLTTFLVQTVSFCRRFALVVVLSLLTLSVGLGVYVRDHIKINTDIDQLMASNLDWRQREKELDAAFPQKLDRLVIVVDGLNADLAENAAASLADALVSQPALFKTVMRPDASPTFQKYGFLLLDEEKLSDLLDMLIQAQPLMGSLAKDPSLRGLFKTMDLAVEGVKRGQTDYKDIAPSFALIAQTLDANLAGQDALLPWQSMMSNHAPTLRETRKFILVQPILDFGALSPGAKASQVVRDTAKALGLTAESGVTVRLTGSVALNDEEFASVAEGTKTATIVSVVLVIFILFLALRSLRLILPILMTLGVGLIATTAFAMAAIGSLNLISVAFAVMFVGIAVDFGIQFGVRFRDEHHKEPDATKAMLATTRLIAAPLTMAAASTIIGFMAFIPTSYRGVSELGLIAGAGMVIAFILNLTLLPALLALMRPPAEPEAIGFAWAAPIDAFLTTHRKRLRLGVGLLALIALLLAAQVRFDFDPLNLKDPHTESVSTLFDIMKDPDASPYVIQILAPSLDAAKALAAKIDALPEVDHTITLASFVPENQEAKLAQITDAKFLLDPSLNPHAIFIPPSDEDNLATMKDTAKTLRTLGTSRVEAQKLADALYKVVDRDSIKLLAKLKRNMIGGMVGHLARVRLLLSGEKASLDSITDDLRHDWIAADGRAKIEVYPKGNARDHRVLTAFTQAVRKIAPDATGSPISIQESGKTVMNAFIQAGALGIFLIALLGWVILRRAMDVVRLITPLILAGILTLATMTAINLPLNFANVIALPLLLSLGVSYAIYFISYWKNGQTNPLSSSMARAVLFSAGTTLVAFGSLSLSSHTGTRSMGELLTIALLYSLLCTFVVLPVLLEGSKSDKH; this is encoded by the coding sequence TTGCTAACCACCTTTCTTGTCCAAACCGTCTCTTTCTGCCGCCGCTTCGCGCTTGTCGTTGTCCTGTCCCTTTTGACCCTTAGCGTCGGGCTAGGCGTTTACGTGCGTGATCATATCAAGATCAACACCGATATCGATCAGCTGATGGCAAGCAACCTTGATTGGCGGCAGCGCGAAAAAGAATTGGATGCCGCCTTTCCGCAAAAACTGGATCGGCTTGTCATCGTCGTGGATGGCCTGAACGCCGACTTGGCCGAGAATGCCGCCGCCTCACTGGCCGACGCGTTGGTGAGCCAGCCCGCCTTATTCAAGACCGTTATGCGCCCTGACGCCTCCCCCACTTTCCAAAAATACGGCTTTCTATTGCTGGATGAGGAGAAGTTAAGCGACCTTTTGGATATGTTGATACAAGCGCAACCACTGATGGGCAGCCTTGCCAAGGATCCTTCTCTGCGCGGGCTGTTCAAGACGATGGATCTGGCCGTCGAAGGCGTCAAACGCGGCCAGACGGATTATAAAGACATCGCGCCCTCTTTCGCGCTAATCGCACAAACACTCGACGCTAATCTGGCGGGACAAGATGCCCTCCTGCCGTGGCAGAGCATGATGTCGAACCACGCCCCGACGCTGCGCGAAACGCGCAAATTTATCCTTGTGCAGCCCATCCTTGATTTCGGCGCGCTGTCGCCCGGCGCTAAGGCCAGCCAAGTCGTCCGTGATACCGCAAAGGCGTTGGGCCTTACCGCCGAAAGCGGCGTGACCGTTCGCCTGACAGGCTCCGTCGCGCTGAATGACGAAGAGTTCGCCAGCGTAGCCGAAGGTACAAAAACAGCCACCATCGTCTCGGTTGTGCTGGTCATTTTCATCCTGTTTCTGGCGTTGCGCTCGCTGCGCCTGATCCTGCCCATCCTGATGACGCTGGGGGTTGGTCTGATCGCCACGACAGCTTTTGCGATGGCCGCCATCGGCTCGCTCAACCTGATTTCCGTCGCTTTTGCCGTGATGTTCGTCGGCATTGCTGTCGATTTTGGAATCCAATTCGGCGTGCGTTTCCGCGATGAGCATCACAAGGAGCCCGACGCCACCAAGGCCATGCTGGCCACCACGCGCCTTATCGCCGCGCCGCTTACGATGGCCGCCGCCTCTACCATCATCGGCTTTATGGCCTTTATCCCCACCAGCTATCGCGGCGTGTCTGAGCTAGGCCTCATCGCGGGCGCAGGCATGGTAATCGCGTTTATCCTCAATCTCACCTTGCTGCCCGCCCTGCTGGCCCTGATGAGACCGCCCGCCGAACCGGAAGCCATCGGGTTCGCATGGGCCGCGCCGATAGACGCTTTCCTGACCACCCACCGTAAGCGCTTGCGCCTAGGGGTCGGTCTGCTTGCCCTCATCGCCTTGCTCTTGGCCGCGCAGGTGCGCTTTGATTTCGACCCGCTCAATCTGAAAGACCCGCACACGGAATCCGTATCAACCCTTTTCGATATTATGAAGGACCCCGACGCCAGCCCCTATGTTATCCAGATTCTCGCACCCTCATTGGATGCTGCCAAAGCGCTAGCCGCCAAGATTGATGCGCTGCCCGAAGTGGACCACACGATCACGCTGGCCAGTTTCGTCCCCGAAAATCAAGAAGCCAAACTGGCGCAAATCACCGATGCGAAGTTTCTTTTGGATCCTTCGCTCAATCCTCATGCAATTTTTATCCCCCCGTCGGACGAAGACAACCTTGCCACCATGAAGGATACGGCCAAAACACTGCGAACCTTAGGCACAAGCCGCGTTGAGGCGCAAAAGCTGGCGGACGCTTTATACAAAGTCGTGGATCGCGACAGCATCAAGCTTCTGGCGAAGCTTAAGCGCAACATGATCGGCGGCATGGTGGGTCATCTGGCGCGCGTGCGCCTGTTGCTGAGCGGTGAGAAAGCCTCACTCGATTCCATCACGGATGATTTGCGCCATGACTGGATCGCTGCCGATGGCCGCGCCAAGATTGAAGTCTATCCCAAAGGCAATGCACGGGATCACCGCGTCCTGACCGCCTTTACGCAAGCCGTCAGAAAAATCGCGCCGGACGCGACAGGCTCCCCCATCTCGATCCAAGAATCTGGCAAGACCGTCATGAACGCCTTTATTCAGGCGGGCGCGCTGGGCATTTTCCTGATTGCCCTTCTGGGTTGGGTTATTTTGCGGCGTGCAATGGACGTTGTTCGCCTGATCACGCCCCTAATCCTTGCTGGAATCTTAACGCTGGCCACCATGACAGCGATTAACCTGCCGTTAAATTTTGCGAACGTCATCGCTCTGCCTTTGCTGCTTTCCTTAGGCGTATCGTATGCGATCTACTTTATAAGTTATTGGAAAAACGGGCAGACGAATCCTCTTTCCTCCAGCATGGCTCGCGCGGTGCTTTTTAGCGCGGGAACGACACTTGTGGCTTTTGGGTCGCTATCACTATCTTCTCACACAGGCACGCGCTCGATGGGCGAATTATTAACCATTGCCCTCTTATATTCGCTTTTATGCACGTTTGTCGTACTTCCCGTCTTGCTAGAGGGGTCTAAATCCGATAAACACTAA
- a CDS encoding Lrp/AsnC family transcriptional regulator — translation MKHVKLDSIDLTILREMQENGRGSNVDLAKKVGLSAPPCLRRVRALEDAGYIRGYHADVAPDKLGFGLTVFIHVGLANHAESDLLHFAKLVDGWPQVRASYMLTGDSDFLLKVVSEDWESFQKFLTTQLTATTNVSHVKSFPAMRRTKYAAGVPIEREEEKE, via the coding sequence ATGAAGCACGTCAAACTTGATTCAATCGACCTTACAATCCTGCGCGAAATGCAGGAAAACGGGCGCGGTTCCAACGTCGATTTGGCTAAAAAGGTGGGCCTTTCCGCCCCGCCGTGCCTTCGGCGCGTAAGGGCGCTAGAGGATGCGGGCTATATTCGCGGCTATCATGCCGATGTCGCGCCCGATAAACTAGGCTTTGGCCTGACCGTCTTTATCCATGTTGGACTGGCCAACCACGCCGAATCCGACCTGCTCCACTTTGCCAAGCTAGTCGATGGCTGGCCACAAGTTCGCGCCAGCTATATGTTGACGGGCGATTCCGATTTTCTTCTTAAGGTCGTCTCTGAGGACTGGGAGTCCTTTCAAAAGTTTCTAACAACACAACTGACCGCCACAACCAATGTGTCGCACGTCAAATCCTTCCCCGCCATGCGCCGCACAAAATACGCGGCGGGCGTGCCGATTGAAAGGGAGGAAGAGAAAGAATAG
- a CDS encoding mitochondrial fission ELM1 family protein, translating into MSAKSQVTCWIVTSGVIGMENQCLGLAAALGVQPVVKRIKLRAPWQQLAPFLRRGLRRAFSAKGDPVAPPWPDLIIASGRAGAAACLYARRAAAKAGKKVFTVYIQNPVIDPSRFDLVIVPRHDGVLGDNVMTTRGSMHRVTPELLAQEAKKFLPRFAELPSPLVAVAIGGNNAVYRLTPEEMKPLAAQLAKLAKTTGGSLLVTPSRRTGEDNIAILKKALSGVPHFLWDGQGENPYYGMLALAEVLLVTADSVNMASEACSTGKPTLIIPLAGGSEKFRRFHQTLRDDGFTRPFTGKLERWTYHPLNDVALAAARIKEMMGR; encoded by the coding sequence ATGTCTGCCAAGAGCCAAGTCACATGCTGGATCGTCACTTCGGGCGTTATCGGAATGGAAAACCAGTGCCTTGGGCTGGCGGCGGCCTTGGGCGTTCAGCCCGTGGTCAAGCGCATCAAGCTTCGCGCCCCGTGGCAGCAGCTTGCGCCTTTTTTGCGGCGCGGCCTTCGCCGCGCTTTTAGTGCTAAGGGCGATCCCGTCGCGCCGCCTTGGCCCGACTTGATCATCGCGTCGGGCAGAGCAGGGGCGGCCGCGTGCCTTTATGCCCGCCGTGCGGCGGCCAAGGCTGGCAAAAAGGTCTTCACGGTCTATATTCAAAATCCTGTCATTGATCCCTCGCGCTTTGATCTGGTGATTGTGCCGCGCCATGATGGCGTGCTGGGCGACAACGTGATGACCACGCGCGGCTCGATGCATCGCGTGACGCCAGAGCTTTTGGCGCAAGAGGCTAAGAAATTCCTGCCGCGCTTTGCGGAGCTGCCGTCACCGTTGGTGGCTGTCGCGATTGGTGGCAACAACGCGGTTTACCGCCTGACGCCGGAGGAGATGAAGCCGCTGGCCGCGCAGCTTGCCAAACTGGCCAAGACCACGGGGGGCAGCCTTTTGGTGACGCCCTCGCGCCGGACAGGTGAGGATAATATCGCGATCTTGAAAAAGGCGTTGAGTGGCGTGCCGCATTTTCTGTGGGACGGGCAGGGCGAGAACCCCTATTACGGGATGCTGGCGTTGGCAGAGGTTCTTCTTGTCACGGCGGATTCCGTCAACATGGCGTCCGAGGCTTGTTCGACGGGCAAGCCGACCCTCATTATTCCGCTGGCGGGCGGGTCAGAGAAATTCCGCCGCTTCCATCAAACCTTACGCGATGATGGCTTTACGCGGCCTTTTACAGGCAAGCTAGAGCGTTGGACGTATCACCCCTTGAACGACGTGGCCCTCGCCGCCGCACGGATTAAGGAAATGATGGGGCGCTGA
- a CDS encoding KpsF/GutQ family sugar-phosphate isomerase, whose protein sequence is MNDSSILASGRAVFVAESKALAQQAEQMNDAFVRAVRAIVACKGHVIVTGMGKSGHIARKIAATMASTGTPAYFVHPGEASHGDLGMVMREDVVIAISSSGESKELGDMISYAKRFAMTLIGITRKESSSLGSAADILLQLPDVPEVGALGLAPTTSTTATLALGDALAVAALEMKGFTAEDFGNFHPGGKLGQALLRVQDIMHSGDDVPLAKLTDTMAHVLVVMTEKRFGCAGIVDENGTLQGIITDGDLRRHMGDGLTQKTAAEVMTKSPMVFAPRLLAAEALKVLNEKNRTQVFVVDERAAPLGILHIHDLLKIGVA, encoded by the coding sequence ATGAACGACTCCTCTATCCTCGCCAGCGGGCGGGCTGTCTTTGTGGCCGAGAGCAAGGCGCTGGCACAACAGGCCGAGCAGATGAACGATGCCTTTGTTCGCGCTGTCCGCGCTATCGTCGCCTGTAAAGGTCACGTGATCGTGACGGGCATGGGCAAAAGCGGCCATATCGCCCGCAAGATTGCGGCAACCATGGCCTCGACCGGAACGCCCGCCTACTTCGTTCATCCGGGCGAAGCCAGCCACGGCGATTTGGGCATGGTGATGCGCGAGGACGTCGTGATCGCCATCTCTAGCTCTGGCGAGTCCAAGGAGCTTGGCGACATGATCTCCTATGCCAAGCGCTTTGCCATGACGCTGATCGGCATCACGCGCAAAGAGTCCAGTTCGCTGGGCAGCGCAGCGGATATCCTTTTGCAACTGCCCGACGTGCCAGAAGTCGGCGCTCTGGGCCTTGCGCCCACAACGTCCACCACCGCCACGCTGGCGCTAGGCGACGCACTGGCTGTTGCGGCCTTAGAGATGAAAGGCTTTACCGCCGAGGATTTCGGCAACTTCCATCCGGGTGGCAAGCTGGGTCAAGCGCTGCTACGCGTTCAAGACATTATGCACAGCGGCGATGATGTGCCGCTGGCGAAGCTTACCGACACGATGGCGCATGTGCTGGTCGTGATGACGGAAAAGCGCTTTGGCTGCGCGGGCATCGTGGATGAAAACGGCACGCTGCAAGGCATCATCACCGACGGCGATTTGCGTCGCCATATGGGCGATGGCCTAACGCAAAAGACAGCCGCTGAAGTGATGACGAAAAGCCCGATGGTTTTTGCCCCGCGCCTTTTGGCCGCCGAGGCGCTGAAAGTCCTGAACGAGAAAAACCGCACACAAGTCTTTGTGGTGGATGAACGCGCCGCGCCACTTGGCATCTTGCATATCCATGATCTTCTGAAAATCGGTGTGGCGTAG
- a CDS encoding FAD-dependent thymidylate synthase, whose translation MPHEVFVVDDHHPEDMAMLQALYSRSPASVVTHIKKLKESGSGKFMDQYYVGYGHASIGDCGSTTCFIEQVSMLVAKAVQENPLYNGQEASTRYLDYAQQAIVDPYNHAASTAIQNRWKEIYNDTLAKLIAGLEKQHPFDPTEYKNEKVWHNTLNARGFDIARSLLPLGTTTLFSWSTSLRQARDNLRRLKFHPLAEVREVAQSLHTTLRERYPHSFRADDMDDSGSAPRDAYAKQNASRTHYQTPEDIEARFHLTEAERTALAAGDVVARRDSLDLDGLKKNEGEVLATRPQGAALPWRLNAYGSYNFVFLLDYGSFRDIQRHRNGVCQIPLLDGRYGLHPWYLDQFKSLMGEADYKTLLDSIDAQVKAIAALPAQGVAATPEQNQYLFPMGMQALVHTAYSVPETVYVGELRSAKTVHGSLRPIAQKMLNILGDDVPEAALYGDHDLDNWTAKRGEQTIARKVG comes from the coding sequence ATGCCGCACGAAGTTTTTGTTGTCGATGATCACCACCCCGAAGACATGGCCATGTTGCAAGCGCTGTACTCGCGCTCACCCGCCAGCGTTGTAACCCATATCAAAAAGCTGAAAGAGTCCGGCAGCGGCAAGTTTATGGATCAGTATTATGTCGGTTATGGTCACGCCTCGATTGGCGATTGCGGGTCGACGACCTGCTTTATCGAACAAGTCTCCATGCTGGTCGCCAAGGCGGTACAGGAAAACCCTCTGTATAACGGGCAGGAAGCCTCCACTCGCTATCTGGACTATGCCCAGCAAGCCATCGTCGATCCTTATAACCATGCGGCCTCTACCGCCATCCAAAACCGCTGGAAAGAGATTTACAACGACACGCTCGCTAAGTTGATCGCGGGACTAGAAAAACAACATCCCTTTGACCCCACCGAATACAAGAACGAAAAAGTCTGGCATAACACGCTAAATGCGCGGGGCTTTGATATCGCCCGCAGCCTTCTGCCGCTGGGAACCACCACTTTGTTCAGCTGGAGCACATCCCTGCGGCAAGCGCGGGATAATCTGCGCCGCCTGAAGTTTCATCCTCTGGCCGAAGTGCGCGAGGTCGCGCAAAGCCTGCACACCACGCTGCGTGAGCGCTACCCTCACAGCTTCCGCGCCGACGATATGGATGACAGCGGCTCCGCCCCTCGCGATGCCTATGCCAAGCAAAATGCCAGCCGCACGCACTATCAAACGCCCGAAGATATCGAGGCGCGTTTTCACCTGACCGAGGCCGAGCGCACCGCGCTGGCGGCAGGCGACGTGGTGGCGCGGCGCGATAGCCTAGACCTTGACGGCCTTAAGAAAAACGAAGGCGAGGTTTTGGCTACGCGTCCGCAAGGCGCAGCGCTGCCGTGGCGATTGAATGCCTATGGCTCGTACAACTTCGTTTTTTTGCTCGATTATGGCAGTTTCCGCGACATTCAGCGCCATCGCAATGGCGTGTGCCAAATCCCGCTTCTGGATGGACGCTATGGCCTACATCCTTGGTATTTGGATCAGTTCAAGAGCCTGATGGGCGAAGCGGATTATAAAACCCTTCTAGACTCCATCGACGCGCAGGTTAAGGCCATCGCCGCCCTGCCCGCTCAAGGAGTCGCCGCCACGCCAGAGCAAAACCAGTACCTTTTCCCCATGGGGATGCAGGCGCTGGTGCATACGGCCTATAGTGTGCCGGAAACGGTTTATGTCGGTGAGCTTCGCTCGGCCAAAACGGTGCATGGTTCGCTGCGGCCCATAGCGCAAAAGATGCTGAACATTCTGGGCGACGACGTACCAGAAGCCGCGCTTTACGGCGACCATGATCTTGATAACTGGACAGCCAAACGCGGCGAACAAACGATTGCTAGGAAAGTAGGCTAA
- a CDS encoding zeta toxin family protein, which translates to MSISVTLPPNSAPQDQILFQTLRESFFTHGTKPSSPKFTFFLAQPGSGKTTCRKMIAKDHPKGELLFEGDGDAMGELHPDYTPLYKNPFMDQRPIRKKMNALCRRLTIEAVMRRAHIVTEGAKWSPYVQMPFCGVIQILGYTVGASCIALNWRKSLFGIINRFEEAKAAGTPARWVSVDYHNALYQGLSSSLDRLEYTCKSPVSVYRRGQEPFALSPIESHNRKVSEILLDEQNRLWSREEKRDHLEQVTNLYDRVNSVTQDRPTWYLGLVGTFLKQAELLVQGKESDALSIAAMNELAAYDPETMVNGRRNTTHWQAKPTPSISY; encoded by the coding sequence ATGAGCATTTCCGTGACTCTTCCTCCTAATAGCGCACCACAGGATCAAATCCTCTTTCAGACACTGAGGGAGTCATTTTTTACGCACGGCACCAAACCATCTTCACCAAAGTTTACATTCTTTTTGGCGCAACCGGGATCCGGTAAAACAACATGCAGAAAAATGATTGCAAAGGATCACCCCAAGGGTGAATTGCTTTTCGAGGGCGATGGCGATGCTATGGGAGAGCTTCATCCAGATTATACCCCCCTCTACAAAAACCCTTTTATGGATCAAAGACCCATTCGAAAAAAGATGAATGCCCTATGTAGGCGGCTTACCATTGAAGCCGTTATGAGGCGGGCACATATCGTGACCGAGGGAGCAAAATGGTCGCCCTACGTTCAAATGCCCTTCTGTGGGGTCATTCAGATTCTTGGTTACACCGTTGGGGCGTCATGCATTGCCCTTAATTGGAGAAAAAGCCTTTTCGGCATTATCAACCGTTTCGAAGAGGCAAAGGCTGCTGGCACGCCAGCACGATGGGTTTCTGTTGATTATCACAACGCGTTATACCAAGGCCTTTCATCATCGTTGGACAGGCTTGAATACACCTGCAAAAGCCCCGTAAGCGTCTATCGGCGAGGCCAAGAACCTTTCGCCCTATCCCCTATAGAATCCCACAACAGAAAAGTTAGCGAGATCCTACTTGATGAGCAAAACCGCCTTTGGAGCCGCGAGGAGAAACGCGACCATCTCGAACAAGTTACTAACCTCTATGATCGCGTCAACAGCGTAACACAGGATAGACCGACATGGTATTTGGGTCTTGTTGGCACTTTTCTAAAACAAGCCGAACTACTTGTGCAGGGTAAAGAATCAGACGCTCTTTCTATCGCCGCCATGAATGAACTGGCCGCCTATGATCCAGAAACCATGGTTAATGGAAGGCGAAACACGACTCATTGGCAAGCAAAACCTACCCCCAGTATTAGTTATTGA
- a CDS encoding ClpXP protease specificity-enhancing factor SspB, producing the protein MATDHIRYDMLVENALRSVVHQAMSKVVQTGLPEEHHFYISFLTHYPGVDIPDYLYEKYPEEMTIVLQHQFFGLTVTDEGFSVLLSFNNVRERLTIPFAAITTFADPSVNFALQFQNIPVSEEGEELPEAIGVGDSPVGEEEPKKGEVISLDKFRKK; encoded by the coding sequence ATGGCGACCGATCATATCCGATACGACATGCTTGTTGAAAATGCTTTGCGCTCGGTGGTGCATCAGGCGATGTCCAAGGTGGTTCAAACGGGTCTCCCTGAGGAGCATCATTTCTATATCTCGTTTTTGACGCACTATCCGGGGGTCGATATCCCCGATTATCTGTATGAAAAATATCCCGAGGAAATGACTATCGTGCTGCAGCACCAGTTTTTTGGGCTGACCGTAACGGATGAGGGCTTTAGCGTCCTTCTCAGCTTTAATAATGTGCGTGAGCGTTTGACGATTCCTTTCGCCGCGATCACGACTTTTGCCGACCCTTCCGTGAATTTTGCTCTCCAGTTCCAAAACATCCCCGTTTCGGAGGAGGGCGAGGAGCTGCCTGAGGCGATTGGGGTTGGCGATTCTCCCGTTGGCGAGGAGGAGCCCAAGAAGGGCGAAGTGATCAGCCTTGATAAATTCCGCAAGAAATGA
- the rpsU gene encoding 30S ribosomal protein S21 produces MQVLVRDNNVDQALRVLKKKLQREGVFREMKLRRNYEKPSEKRVREQAEAVRRARKVERKRKEREGM; encoded by the coding sequence GTGCAAGTACTCGTACGTGATAACAATGTTGACCAAGCGCTCCGCGTCCTGAAGAAGAAGCTTCAACGTGAAGGCGTGTTTCGTGAAATGAAACTCCGCCGCAATTACGAAAAGCCTTCGGAAAAGCGTGTTCGTGAGCAGGCTGAAGCCGTCCGCCGCGCCCGTAAGGTCGAGCGCAAGCGCAAGGAACGTGAAGGCATGTAA
- a CDS encoding response regulator, protein MAQPYQNLLEDITVEFRRAHVVIVDDDPTNRILLRSVCEKIGVGIIDEAEDGVVAMELISRFQPDLILLDIRMPRMDGLELMRRLRENPALERLSILVQTGLQGEDDRVRCFNLGATDVVSRPFHLTELKARITAHLRSAIASRVLFDFRNRIQAHIEITHSFLDAILPTQEKAEIITASFGLNCSSVYRPHDEIGGDLWSLHAIDDDLLGILLIDASAHGLAGAINALRVDCLVQEYQGDLRDPGLFLNKLDAAMAKISFGQLFAGAIAMTFNKKTGEIRYAGSGIPYPLLMSNGFVTELKTRGLPLGSGVVSLTTASTTMKEGDTLVLYSDGWSESITGEPAALLAKADLDCYDLAESLAPEESLIDDLTLITFKRRASHAV, encoded by the coding sequence GTGGCTCAACCCTATCAAAATCTTCTGGAAGACATCACCGTCGAGTTTCGGCGGGCGCACGTTGTCATCGTTGATGATGATCCGACCAACCGAATTCTTTTGCGCAGTGTGTGCGAGAAAATCGGTGTGGGCATTATTGATGAGGCCGAGGACGGCGTTGTCGCCATGGAATTGATCTCTCGCTTTCAGCCGGATTTGATCTTATTGGACATTCGTATGCCGCGCATGGATGGGCTAGAGCTTATGCGCCGTCTTCGTGAAAACCCTGCGCTAGAGAGGCTTTCCATTCTTGTGCAAACGGGTTTGCAGGGGGAAGATGATCGCGTTCGTTGTTTTAACCTTGGCGCGACGGACGTTGTAAGTCGCCCTTTCCATCTGACAGAGCTAAAGGCGCGCATCACCGCGCATTTGCGAAGCGCCATTGCGTCGCGCGTTCTTTTTGATTTCCGTAACCGCATTCAAGCGCACATCGAAATCACGCACTCGTTTCTGGATGCCATTTTGCCGACGCAGGAAAAGGCCGAGATTATAACAGCCTCTTTTGGGTTGAATTGCTCATCCGTTTATCGACCTCATGATGAAATCGGCGGCGACCTTTGGTCTTTGCATGCGATTGATGATGATCTTCTGGGCATTCTTTTGATTGATGCCAGCGCTCATGGCCTTGCGGGGGCTATCAACGCGCTTCGCGTCGATTGTCTGGTGCAGGAATATCAAGGTGATCTTCGTGATCCGGGGCTTTTCCTGAACAAACTTGATGCGGCTATGGCCAAGATATCTTTTGGCCAGTTGTTCGCGGGTGCGATTGCCATGACGTTCAATAAAAAAACGGGGGAAATCCGTTATGCCGGTTCAGGTATTCCTTACCCTCTTTTAATGTCGAATGGTTTCGTCACAGAGCTGAAAACACGGGGGCTTCCCTTAGGGTCTGGGGTTGTATCGTTGACAACGGCGTCGACGACGATGAAGGAGGGGGACACGCTCGTTCTTTATAGCGATGGGTGGTCCGAAAGCATCACGGGAGAACCGGCTGCTTTGCTCGCCAAGGCCGATCTTGATTGTTACGACTTGGCTGAAAGCTTGGCCCCAGAGGAATCCTTGATCGACGATCTTACGCTTATCACTTTTAAAAGGAGAGCAAGCCATGCCGTTTAA